One window of Nitrospira sp. genomic DNA carries:
- a CDS encoding tyrosine-type recombinase/integrase yields MTRATVRRASELRGLEWSDVDYQAGTLEFRQPKEQRKKILRVTPVLTKTLASAKHCAGESEHVFPGPDGKQMTKDALAHRLDNIGVRAGIRLSSHRFRHSGITDALKNGVPLFAVQKLAGHSQVQTTPEYAHFDLAAQGEAMKKLNMGGYE; encoded by the coding sequence TTGACGAGAGCGACAGTCCGCCGGGCGTCCGAACTCCGGGGGCTAGAGTGGTCAGACGTGGACTACCAAGCGGGGACATTGGAATTTAGACAGCCGAAGGAGCAGCGAAAAAAGATCCTGCGAGTAACACCCGTGCTGACCAAAACCCTAGCGTCCGCAAAGCACTGTGCGGGAGAAAGCGAGCATGTCTTCCCTGGACCGGACGGGAAGCAAATGACAAAGGACGCACTAGCCCACCGGCTGGACAACATTGGCGTCCGCGCGGGGATAAGACTGAGCAGCCACAGATTCAGACATAGTGGAATTACGGATGCGCTGAAAAACGGGGTGCCGCTATTCGCCGTGCAAAAACTCGCGGGCCATAGCCAAGTCCAAACGACGCCAGAATACGCGCATTTCGACCTCGCGGCGCAAGGCGAAGCAATGAAAAAATTAAACATGGGGGGTTATGAATAG